A region from the Caldicellulosiruptor naganoensis genome encodes:
- a CDS encoding type III-B CRISPR-associated protein Cas10/Cmr2 — MAERFLNYIIPNECIEEFSELTKIADKISYPLNEILGEVLKRKTSTVRKPEEIHFHDIYSRKIRKKVIHKYFEKNHLALEHFFQLLAKVCSYLKCDDEKAKLAFLLLWQYVPEFFKWVNIHPADSRIPSHSIYNHLVQTSAIATAITDVDKLFCGELKGDIPAFLLFTIGPVQSFIATARKAQDLWAGSYILSYLF; from the coding sequence GTGGCAGAAAGATTTCTAAACTATATTATTCCTAATGAATGTATAGAAGAATTCTCAGAGCTGACAAAAATTGCTGATAAAATTTCTTATCCACTGAACGAAATATTAGGCGAAGTACTTAAACGAAAAACCTCAACAGTTAGAAAACCAGAAGAAATCCATTTTCATGATATCTACTCAAGAAAAATCAGAAAAAAAGTCATTCACAAATACTTTGAAAAAAATCACCTTGCATTAGAACACTTTTTTCAACTGTTAGCAAAGGTATGTTCCTATTTGAAATGTGATGATGAAAAAGCAAAATTAGCTTTCTTACTTCTTTGGCAATATGTCCCTGAGTTTTTCAAATGGGTAAACATACATCCGGCAGATAGTAGAATACCTTCTCATTCAATTTACAACCATTTAGTTCAGACAAGTGCAATTGCAACTGCTATTACAGATGTTGACAAACTTTTCTGTGGCGAATTAAAAGGTGATATACCAGCATTTTTACTTTTCACTATCGGACCTGTTCAGAGTTTTATTGCAACAGCGCGTAAAGCCCAAGATTTATGGGCAGGAAGTTATATTCTTTCTTACCTTTTTTAA
- the csx1 gene encoding CRISPR-associated CARF protein Csx1 codes for MRLIYQLGRLDANMESQKFKIAGDADENYIESELSSLFLKKYFENRKGNEMESETKVILLYPVSLPFNTTLLRSTKLDEKLKEEIVNIWRNEDEYFKNPYEFFGNNFPYGKEKDDFIVIHSIGKYPYGKGEEGTKEIRFDTVYGDIVLEIFLDMLKRYLKENNLISEVYIDISSGHNIYISAMLEALRHFATFTNLRHWVDKRKRPKLFITICDPILPGSQNIHQVYREEQRFVVFFESPLRLNDLKKIEKIFFNNDEFKKDVKDVLERFLLTFSAIKNNVPLYLFDAYSFIDKSDEVSKMLSNVVEYLHNKITESYRYSPKLDKSICIRIINALGFYLGIIDVMNYSKISPYEPKKGILIKDVKDKVIEMYNKFGLTNNIDILEVELHKLRGLYKKIDPKWIRERCNNYLEKIKNEKDSKDRMQRNFFLTLSV; via the coding sequence GTGAGATTAATATATCAATTAGGACGTTTGGATGCTAATATGGAATCTCAAAAATTTAAGATTGCAGGTGATGCTGATGAAAATTACATTGAATCTGAACTAAGTTCTCTTTTTTTAAAGAAATATTTCGAAAACAGAAAAGGAAATGAAATGGAAAGTGAAACAAAGGTGATACTACTTTATCCTGTAAGTTTACCTTTTAATACTACTTTGCTTAGAAGTACAAAACTTGATGAAAAACTCAAAGAAGAAATTGTAAATATTTGGAGAAATGAGGATGAATACTTTAAAAATCCATATGAATTTTTTGGAAATAATTTCCCTTATGGTAAAGAAAAAGATGATTTCATAGTTATTCACTCAATAGGTAAATATCCATACGGTAAAGGTGAAGAAGGTACAAAAGAAATAAGGTTTGATACTGTTTATGGAGACATTGTATTAGAAATTTTCCTTGACATGCTAAAAAGATATCTCAAGGAAAATAATTTAATATCAGAAGTTTATATTGATATTTCAAGCGGACACAATATTTATATTTCGGCTATGCTTGAAGCACTCAGGCATTTTGCTACATTTACAAATTTAAGACACTGGGTAGATAAAAGAAAAAGACCCAAATTATTTATAACAATTTGTGATCCTATTTTGCCTGGTAGTCAAAATATTCATCAAGTATACAGGGAAGAGCAGCGATTTGTTGTTTTCTTTGAGTCTCCTTTGAGGTTAAATGATTTGAAGAAAATTGAAAAAATATTCTTTAACAATGATGAATTTAAGAAAGATGTAAAGGATGTTTTAGAAAGGTTTTTGTTGACTTTTAGCGCTATAAAAAACAATGTACCTCTTTATCTGTTTGATGCCTATAGTTTCATTGACAAATCAGACGAAGTTAGTAAGATGCTCAGCAACGTAGTTGAATACTTACATAATAAAATAACAGAAAGTTACAGATATTCTCCTAAGTTGGATAAAAGTATTTGTATTAGAATAATAAATGCACTTGGGTTTTATTTGGGAATAATTGATGTAATGAATTATTCAAAAATTTCACCGTATGAGCCTAAAAAGGGTATTTTAATAAAAGATGTAAAAGATAAAGTAATTGAAATGTACAACAAATTTGGTCTCACCAATAATATTGATATTTTGGAAGTTGAGCTGCACAAACTAAGGGGACTATATAAAAAGATTGATCCAAAATGGATTAGAGAAAGATGTAATAATTATTTGGAAAAAATAAAAAACGAAAAAGATTCAAAAGACAGAATGCAACGCAATTTTTTCTTGACTTTGTCAGTTTGA
- a CDS encoding IS1634 family transposase — MFVKITNAGGYQYVRLVENYRENGKVKQRVLFNFGRLDILKDDPAFKNIVKKLSDIVAETTTENAKAVTIESEEDISDAVVKNWGYIVYRKLWQELEIDKFLKGKAAKERKIKFDVDKVSFLMTIQRLIEPMSKLRTYHQRSKYFGFEEDIDLNQLYRCLDFLDSVKEDLETYLYQRNKDLFKMVVDVVFYDVTTIYFESCRADELKNFGFSKDNKVNEVQVVLGLLVDKEGRPIGYELFPGNTIDSKTMVKILRKLKEKFSIDKIIIVADKGLNSRINLKMIKEAGYDYIVASRLKNASKEILDEVFNEEGYKRLDGKRCLNAEEIYGDEFKYKVLERTNIVKDEEGKEFKIEENLIITYSSKRAKKDKEDRERLVRKAKELLENKGSITALEKKGARKYLKKKSKSEEYVLDEEAIKRDEKFDGYYAIQTSKKDMDVEEVLGAYHDLWKIEQSFRVMKSCLEVRPIYHFTESRIKGHFVICFLAFLLQRTLEYILRRKGKGISSERIMEAIYSMNFFEIEIKGKKYLIKQKIEGEAGDILNVMKIKGPKNFMTYEEGLEFIGISK, encoded by the coding sequence ATGTTTGTCAAAATTACTAATGCTGGCGGTTATCAGTATGTTAGGTTAGTCGAAAATTACCGTGAAAATGGTAAAGTAAAGCAAAGAGTACTATTTAACTTTGGTAGACTTGATATTCTCAAAGATGACCCCGCTTTTAAAAACATTGTAAAAAAACTATCTGATATTGTCGCTGAAACAACTACTGAGAATGCAAAAGCTGTTACTATTGAATCTGAAGAAGATATTTCGGATGCAGTTGTAAAAAACTGGGGATACATTGTATACAGAAAGTTATGGCAGGAGCTTGAAATTGATAAGTTTTTAAAAGGGAAAGCAGCAAAAGAGAGAAAGATAAAATTTGATGTAGACAAAGTAAGTTTTTTAATGACCATACAGAGATTGATAGAGCCAATGAGCAAACTAAGAACTTATCATCAGAGAAGCAAATATTTTGGATTTGAAGAGGATATAGATTTGAATCAATTGTACAGGTGTTTAGATTTTCTTGACAGTGTAAAAGAAGATTTAGAGACATACCTGTATCAGAGAAATAAAGACTTATTTAAGATGGTAGTTGATGTAGTGTTTTATGATGTGACGACAATATACTTTGAGAGTTGTAGAGCGGATGAACTTAAAAATTTTGGGTTTAGCAAAGACAACAAGGTAAATGAAGTGCAAGTTGTATTAGGGCTTTTGGTGGACAAAGAAGGCAGACCGATAGGGTATGAACTTTTTCCTGGTAATACGATAGATAGCAAGACGATGGTAAAGATACTGAGGAAGCTGAAGGAAAAATTTAGTATAGATAAGATAATAATAGTAGCAGACAAAGGGCTTAACAGCAGAATAAATTTAAAGATGATAAAAGAAGCTGGGTACGACTATATAGTAGCAAGCAGATTAAAGAATGCAAGTAAAGAAATTTTAGATGAAGTTTTTAATGAAGAAGGATATAAAAGACTTGATGGCAAAAGATGTTTGAATGCTGAAGAAATTTATGGTGATGAATTCAAATATAAGGTATTGGAAAGAACAAATATTGTCAAGGATGAAGAGGGTAAAGAGTTCAAAATAGAAGAGAATTTGATAATAACGTATTCAAGCAAGAGAGCCAAGAAAGACAAAGAAGACAGAGAGAGATTGGTAAGAAAAGCCAAAGAGCTTTTAGAGAACAAAGGAAGCATAACAGCCTTAGAAAAGAAAGGTGCAAGGAAATATTTGAAGAAGAAATCAAAATCAGAAGAATATGTATTGGATGAGGAAGCGATAAAACGAGATGAGAAATTTGACGGTTATTATGCAATTCAAACGAGCAAAAAGGATATGGATGTAGAAGAGGTTTTAGGAGCATATCACGATTTATGGAAGATAGAACAGTCATTCAGAGTAATGAAAAGCTGTTTAGAAGTGCGACCGATATATCACTTTACAGAAAGCAGAATAAAAGGACATTTTGTGATATGTTTTTTGGCATTTTTACTGCAAAGGACATTGGAATATATTTTGAGGAGAAAAGGTAAAGGAATAAGTAGTGAAAGGATAATGGAAGCAATATATTCAATGAACTTTTTTGAAATAGAGATAAAAGGGAAGAAATATTTGATAAAGCAAAAAATTGAGGGAGAAGCTGGAGATATACTGAATGTAATGAAGATAAAGGGTCCAAAAAACTTCATGACATATGAGGAAGGCTTAGAATTTATTGGTATTAGCAAATGA
- a CDS encoding TM1812 family CRISPR-associated protein translates to MEKIKNEKDSKDRMQRNFFAHCGLEEHFVFVAEEKEGTFVRYIEELPELRDTIKEMLLQRI, encoded by the coding sequence TTGGAAAAAATAAAAAACGAAAAAGATTCAAAAGACAGAATGCAACGCAATTTTTTTGCTCACTGTGGACTTGAAGAGCATTTTGTTTTTGTAGCGGAAGAAAAGGAAGGCACTTTTGTAAGGTATATTGAGGAATTGCCTGAATTAAGAGATACAATAAAAGAGATGCTTCTTCAACGAATATAA
- a CDS encoding transglycosylase domain-containing protein, whose product MVKNIKKSKNSKKTKINSGFRIFIKSFLRTLLILLIASAVVAIGAVFGMVTAYIKAIPPNALDIITSSANDSQTTIVYDQSGNEIARLHGSENRIRVPYSKIPKNLINAFVAIEDERFWQHNGIDIKRIFGAIYKNIKSGSLSEGASTITQQLVRNKLLTFEKSFKRKIQEQYLAIQLEKVWTKEQIMEEYLNTINLGNGAYGVEAAAYIYFGKDVSQLTLAECALIAGITQNPSYYNPYVFPEHAKKKQELVLKKMLELGYITEQEYLEAKNQKLVYVKKDIPMESAYKHPYFVDSVIDEAIEVLSTKKKISEDEAENLIYGGGLKIYTTMDETIQSIMEEVFSDPAYMPKIRHYDASGTPQPQAAAVLIDFSTGAVKGIMGGRGNLKGVRLLNRATMSVRQPGSSIKPIADYALALENGYTAATIIDDVPFSVGGYTPRNWYKSNVVAGKRGYKGLMTLREALQWSANVPAVKVAYNLGIQNVYRNLKRFGFTTLAPQDMNNLSIAIGGFTYGVKPIELTAAFAAVANGGIYIKPYFITKIEDKNGVTLFERIPYKRKVMDEKNAYILTNILQSVVSARITVGVKFSYPVAGKTGTTDDSKDRWFVGYTPNYALGVWVGEDKPVALNYLTGTNPALKIFKGIMDKVVSKKGVSSGFLRPPGIVEKYICKESGKLATDLCRQDPRGSQVIKEIFVAGTEPTEYCDRHVKLKVCTESKALATQYCLNFIEKVFIRRDNPIWPDTSKSVVPPDDYMYQAPTKYCNIHKALENLPQDQTNLQPQGENQTLQGGNLEGQGSKMQSGSGSSTQQGFFQTNQAETGSGPQEQQTTSGEAYGQR is encoded by the coding sequence ATGGTCAAAAATATCAAAAAAAGCAAAAATTCTAAAAAAACTAAAATTAACTCTGGCTTTAGAATCTTTATAAAAAGCTTTTTAAGAACACTTTTAATTTTGCTCATTGCAAGTGCAGTGGTTGCAATTGGCGCTGTATTTGGAATGGTTACAGCATACATAAAGGCAATACCACCCAACGCTTTGGATATAATAACAAGTTCTGCAAATGATAGTCAAACAACAATTGTATACGACCAAAGTGGAAACGAAATTGCGCGGCTCCATGGAAGTGAAAACAGAATTAGAGTCCCTTACAGCAAGATACCAAAAAACCTTATCAATGCTTTTGTGGCAATTGAGGATGAAAGATTCTGGCAGCATAACGGAATTGATATTAAACGAATTTTCGGTGCAATTTACAAAAATATCAAAAGCGGAAGCCTATCTGAAGGTGCAAGCACAATCACACAGCAGCTTGTGAGAAATAAGCTTCTGACCTTTGAAAAATCATTCAAAAGAAAGATACAAGAACAGTATTTGGCAATCCAACTCGAAAAAGTGTGGACAAAAGAGCAGATTATGGAAGAGTATTTGAATACTATAAATCTTGGAAATGGTGCATATGGTGTTGAGGCGGCTGCGTATATCTATTTTGGAAAAGATGTGTCGCAGTTGACCTTAGCAGAGTGTGCTCTAATTGCAGGCATTACGCAAAATCCCTCATACTACAATCCTTATGTCTTTCCGGAACATGCAAAGAAAAAGCAAGAGCTTGTTCTTAAAAAAATGTTAGAACTTGGTTATATCACCGAACAGGAATATTTAGAGGCAAAAAATCAAAAGCTTGTGTATGTTAAAAAAGATATTCCAATGGAGTCTGCCTATAAACATCCATACTTTGTTGATTCTGTAATAGATGAGGCTATTGAGGTTTTATCAACTAAAAAGAAAATATCAGAGGATGAAGCAGAAAATCTTATCTATGGCGGCGGACTCAAAATTTATACAACAATGGATGAAACTATCCAAAGTATTATGGAGGAGGTATTTTCTGACCCTGCATATATGCCCAAAATTCGTCACTATGATGCATCTGGCACACCCCAGCCACAGGCAGCAGCAGTGTTGATAGATTTTTCAACAGGAGCAGTAAAAGGCATAATGGGCGGAAGAGGAAATTTAAAAGGTGTAAGGCTTTTAAACAGGGCGACAATGTCTGTGCGCCAGCCCGGATCTAGTATCAAGCCAATTGCTGACTATGCACTTGCGCTTGAAAATGGCTATACGGCAGCAACAATAATTGACGATGTCCCATTTTCAGTAGGAGGCTACACACCAAGAAACTGGTACAAGAGCAATGTAGTTGCTGGGAAGCGCGGCTATAAAGGGTTGATGACGCTAAGAGAAGCCCTGCAGTGGTCTGCAAACGTACCAGCTGTAAAAGTTGCCTACAACCTTGGTATTCAAAATGTGTACAGAAACCTAAAAAGATTCGGGTTTACCACTTTGGCTCCACAGGACATGAATAACCTTTCTATTGCAATTGGTGGGTTTACTTACGGTGTAAAGCCAATTGAACTGACAGCTGCATTTGCTGCAGTTGCAAATGGTGGGATATATATAAAACCTTATTTTATTACTAAGATTGAAGATAAAAATGGAGTTACTTTGTTTGAAAGAATACCCTACAAAAGAAAGGTAATGGATGAGAAAAATGCATACATTTTGACAAATATTTTACAAAGCGTTGTATCTGCAAGAATTACAGTAGGTGTGAAATTCTCTTACCCTGTTGCAGGAAAAACAGGTACAACTGATGATAGTAAAGACAGGTGGTTTGTAGGGTACACTCCAAACTATGCACTTGGTGTTTGGGTTGGTGAAGACAAGCCTGTTGCATTAAATTATCTTACAGGTACAAACCCGGCTTTAAAGATTTTCAAGGGCATAATGGACAAGGTTGTGAGCAAAAAAGGTGTAAGCTCTGGATTTTTAAGGCCACCTGGAATTGTTGAAAAGTACATTTGCAAAGAGTCTGGAAAACTTGCAACAGACCTATGTAGGCAAGATCCAAGAGGAAGTCAGGTAATAAAGGAGATATTTGTCGCTGGCACAGAGCCAACAGAGTACTGTGACAGGCATGTTAAGCTAAAAGTGTGCACAGAATCAAAAGCGTTGGCCACCCAGTATTGTCTTAATTTCATTGAGAAGGTATTTATTCGCAGAGACAACCCCATCTGGCCTGATACCTCAAAGTCAGTTGTACCACCGGATGATTATATGTACCAAGCACCAACAAAGTACTGTAACATTCACAAAGCACTAGAAAATCTGCCACAGGATCAGACAAATCTTCAGCCACAAGGAGAAAATCAGACTTTGCAAGGTGGTAATTTGGAAGGACAAGGAAGTAAGATGCAAAGCGGTTCTGGTAGCAGCACTCAGCAAGGCTTTTTTCAAACAAATCAAGCCGAAACCGGAAGTGGTCCCCAAGAGCAACAAACTACATCAGGTGAAGCTTATGGGCAGAGGTAA
- the hydE gene encoding [FeFe] hydrogenase H-cluster radical SAM maturase HydE, translated as MKAKEILDKAYNTHKLSKDEIKFLLSLEGEEKELLFEYADRVRKEYVGDDVYLRGLIEFSSYCKNDCFYCGLRRSNKEAQRYRMQEDEIVEVAKRAYAIGYRTVVLQSGEDPYYTKDRICSIIKKIKENIDVAITLSIGERSYEDYKAFREAGADRYLMRFETSNKVLYQKYHPGMSFENRIECLRWIKSLGYELGTGFLIGLPEQTIDDLADDILLVYELDSDMVGIGPFIPHPQTPLKDAEVGSVDLTLKCIAILRLLLPDSNIPATTALGTLDPLGRQKGLKCGANIVMPNVNDLKYKLKYELYPGKICINEDATKCRGCIESIIISLGRKVGQGYGQSRHYRLKKAVGD; from the coding sequence ATGAAGGCAAAAGAAATTTTGGACAAAGCTTACAATACCCATAAGCTTAGCAAAGATGAAATAAAATTTTTGCTATCCCTTGAAGGAGAAGAAAAAGAACTTTTGTTTGAATATGCAGACAGAGTGAGGAAAGAATATGTTGGTGATGATGTTTATTTGAGAGGACTTATAGAATTTTCAAGCTATTGCAAAAACGACTGTTTTTACTGTGGGCTCAGGCGTAGCAACAAAGAAGCTCAACGCTACAGAATGCAAGAAGATGAGATAGTTGAGGTTGCAAAAAGAGCATACGCCATAGGCTACAGAACGGTTGTACTCCAGTCTGGTGAAGACCCATACTATACAAAAGATAGAATTTGTAGTATTATAAAGAAAATAAAAGAAAATATAGATGTTGCAATAACACTTAGCATTGGTGAAAGGTCATATGAAGATTACAAAGCATTTCGGGAAGCTGGAGCAGATAGGTACCTTATGAGGTTTGAGACATCCAACAAAGTTCTCTATCAAAAATACCACCCGGGGATGAGCTTTGAAAATAGAATAGAATGTTTGAGATGGATAAAAAGTTTAGGATATGAGCTTGGGACAGGGTTTTTGATTGGTCTTCCGGAACAGACAATAGATGATTTGGCAGACGACATACTTCTTGTGTATGAACTTGACAGTGACATGGTAGGAATAGGTCCTTTTATACCCCATCCCCAAACACCTTTAAAAGATGCTGAGGTGGGGTCTGTTGATCTGACATTAAAGTGTATTGCAATTTTAAGGCTGTTGCTTCCAGACAGCAACATCCCAGCAACAACTGCGCTTGGCACGTTGGACCCTCTTGGGCGGCAAAAGGGGCTAAAGTGCGGTGCTAACATTGTCATGCCAAATGTAAATGACCTCAAATACAAGCTAAAATACGAACTTTACCCCGGCAAAATCTGTATAAATGAAGATGCAACAAAGTGTAGAGGCTGTATTGAGTCAATTATAATTTCTCTTGGTAGAAAAGTAGGGCAAGGTTATGGCCAGAGCAGGCATTATAGGTTGAAAAAGGCTGTTGGAGATTAA
- a CDS encoding MFS transporter — MELTQQKINKNILIATTTSSFLVPFMSSAVNIAAPDIAKRFNLVAENLNFVITIFLLFSAAFILPMGKLSDTFDRTKIFITGHVSFTLSTLMCAIAPNITFLFIFRALQGFFSAFVFVTSIAILIENHSPKIRGRLLGINTATVYLGTSIGPFLGGILVRLFGFRSIFLFAFLVGFVASLVSLFLLKKEIKVVEHASLAESLKNLDKTGALFSIVGLFLLIYGASTFELGKTPKILFFLGFAFLVLFVVFELSTQNPLLDVKLFVKIPQFGFSNLAALINYSCTFSASYLLSLYLQIVKAIPSQFAGTVLILQPISQVITSLISGRASEKIEPRKLATAGMALTTAGLFIFSLFLSKTNIVFVIINLIIMGVGFGLFSSPNTNVVMSSVPQSLYGAASSTISVMRVMGQAFSMAIVSFIFSLYLKGAKLSHENYLMILKSMKISFFVFSILSIAGIVASIKRENIYKTEENPN, encoded by the coding sequence ATGGAGCTTACACAGCAAAAGATTAACAAAAACATCCTTATTGCAACAACAACCTCTTCATTTCTGGTCCCTTTTATGTCAAGCGCAGTAAACATCGCTGCACCTGACATTGCTAAAAGATTTAACTTAGTTGCAGAGAATTTAAACTTTGTCATTACTATTTTCTTGCTATTTTCAGCTGCATTTATTCTGCCAATGGGAAAGCTTTCGGACACATTTGACCGCACGAAGATATTCATAACAGGACATGTTTCGTTTACACTCTCCACACTCATGTGTGCCATAGCGCCAAATATAACATTCTTGTTTATATTCAGAGCTCTACAAGGTTTTTTCTCTGCTTTTGTGTTTGTAACATCAATTGCAATCTTGATTGAAAACCACTCGCCTAAAATAAGAGGAAGACTTCTTGGGATAAACACAGCCACAGTCTACCTTGGAACATCAATCGGACCTTTTTTGGGCGGAATTTTGGTGCGACTTTTTGGATTCAGAAGTATATTCTTGTTTGCATTTTTGGTAGGATTTGTTGCATCACTTGTAAGTCTTTTCTTGCTAAAAAAAGAAATTAAAGTAGTAGAGCATGCTTCTTTGGCAGAAAGTCTTAAGAACCTTGATAAAACTGGGGCACTCTTTTCCATTGTAGGACTCTTTTTGTTGATCTATGGTGCTTCAACTTTTGAGCTTGGCAAAACACCAAAGATTTTATTCTTCTTAGGTTTTGCTTTTTTAGTACTATTTGTAGTATTTGAACTTTCCACTCAAAACCCTTTGCTTGATGTGAAGTTGTTTGTAAAAATCCCTCAATTTGGATTTTCTAACTTAGCAGCACTTATAAACTACAGCTGTACATTCTCTGCATCGTATCTTCTTTCGCTGTATCTTCAGATTGTAAAAGCTATACCTTCACAGTTTGCTGGAACTGTTTTAATTTTGCAGCCTATATCACAGGTTATTACATCACTAATTTCAGGGCGGGCATCAGAAAAAATTGAACCAAGAAAGCTTGCAACAGCAGGAATGGCTCTCACAACCGCCGGGCTTTTCATCTTTTCTTTGTTCTTAAGTAAGACAAATATAGTCTTTGTTATAATAAACCTAATTATTATGGGTGTTGGCTTTGGACTTTTTTCATCACCTAATACAAATGTTGTGATGAGCTCTGTGCCTCAGTCTCTGTATGGTGCGGCGTCATCTACAATATCTGTCATGAGAGTAATGGGACAGGCATTTTCAATGGCAATTGTCTCTTTTATATTCTCTTTGTACTTAAAAGGTGCAAAACTCTCTCATGAAAATTATCTGATGATTCTAAAGAGCATGAAGATAAGCTTTTTTGTGTTCTCAATCCTCTCCATTGCGGGAATAGTAGCGTCAATAAAAAGAGAAAATATCTACAAAACTGAAGAAAATCCAAATTAG
- a CDS encoding Uma2 family endonuclease, which translates to MPFISPVDVRLAPEGSEERNIKNVVQPDVFVVCDKSKIDQKGIIGAPEFVVEVASPNTSARDYLIKLKLYERYGTKEYWIVNPQEKSVAVFVKAKEEDSI; encoded by the coding sequence GTGCCTTTTATTTCACCTGTTGATGTAAGGCTTGCACCAGAAGGAAGCGAAGAGAGGAATATAAAAAACGTAGTCCAGCCAGATGTGTTTGTGGTTTGTGACAAATCCAAGATTGACCAAAAAGGCATAATAGGAGCGCCAGAATTTGTTGTAGAGGTTGCTTCTCCAAATACATCAGCAAGGGATTATCTTATAAAACTCAAACTTTATGAAAGATATGGCACAAAAGAGTATTGGATTGTAAATCCGCAGGAAAAGAGCGTTGCCGTTTTTGTGAAAGCAAAAGAAGAAGATTCGATATAA
- the queF gene encoding preQ(1) synthase codes for MQSPNSNDKYQQRRFDIYGYEKIDTDVLEAINYEYPEKNTVVEYITEEFSSVCPWTGLPDTARLTIRYIPNKKLVELKSLKYYLTSFRNVGILQEHAVNRILDDLVKLLEPKFMEVIGEFHERGGISTRVVARYEK; via the coding sequence ATGCAGTCGCCAAATTCAAACGACAAATACCAGCAAAGAAGATTTGATATCTATGGATACGAAAAGATAGACACAGATGTTTTAGAGGCAATTAACTATGAATACCCAGAAAAAAATACAGTAGTTGAGTATATCACAGAGGAATTCTCGTCGGTCTGTCCATGGACAGGTCTTCCTGACACAGCACGCCTTACAATAAGATATATACCCAACAAAAAGCTTGTTGAGCTAAAATCCCTGAAATATTACCTGACATCATTTAGAAATGTGGGAATTTTGCAAGAACATGCAGTAAACAGGATTTTAGACGACCTTGTAAAACTGCTTGAGCCAAAGTTTATGGAAGTGATTGGAGAGTTTCACGAACGTGGTGGTATTTCAACAAGAGTTGTGGCAAGGTACGAAAAGTAA
- a CDS encoding AraC family transcriptional regulator encodes MFEKEPIYIEEVFDYVTHSARKFVLNFWEDPRYFKVHRHNFVEFMYVLKGEGFETVNSLRYNLKPGTFSLVMPYQIHKIDYSEENPLSIFVGAIAFEELLSPNSIFYKIGELLLSYDEKVLPYYYFEGEEKQKMDYLFKEAWQLIKQNDVWSEIILRAKVVEIIACFDKSRNKNLQKTCEKSAGSSLAEKYPKESVSLSVDYWQLVYFVHKNYNQNIDLKVLSKEFHLSPSYISQLFKKLVGCNFHTFLNEVRIQHACSLLVSTDKPVTDIALEVGFDSYSTFARVFHKQKGMSALEFRKRYAMV; translated from the coding sequence ATGTTTGAAAAAGAGCCAATTTACATAGAAGAGGTTTTCGACTATGTAACCCACAGCGCGCGGAAGTTTGTACTCAATTTTTGGGAAGATCCGCGATATTTTAAAGTTCACAGGCACAACTTTGTTGAGTTCATGTATGTTTTAAAAGGCGAAGGGTTTGAGACGGTTAACTCGTTGAGGTATAACTTAAAACCTGGGACATTTTCTTTGGTGATGCCATATCAGATACATAAAATAGATTACTCTGAAGAAAACCCACTTTCTATATTTGTAGGTGCAATTGCCTTTGAAGAACTTTTGTCGCCAAATAGCATATTTTACAAAATTGGTGAGCTTCTTTTAAGCTATGATGAAAAGGTGTTGCCATATTACTACTTTGAAGGTGAAGAAAAACAAAAGATGGACTACCTTTTTAAAGAGGCATGGCAGCTTATAAAACAAAATGATGTTTGGTCAGAGATTATCTTGAGGGCCAAAGTTGTTGAGATAATTGCATGTTTTGACAAAAGCAGAAACAAGAATCTACAGAAAACTTGTGAGAAAAGTGCAGGCAGCAGTTTGGCTGAAAAATACCCCAAAGAGAGTGTATCACTTTCAGTTGACTACTGGCAGCTTGTATATTTTGTGCATAAGAATTATAACCAAAATATAGACTTAAAAGTGCTTTCAAAAGAGTTTCATTTAAGTCCTTCATACATAAGCCAGCTTTTCAAAAAACTTGTTGGGTGTAATTTTCACACGTTTTTAAATGAAGTGAGAATCCAGCACGCGTGCAGTCTTCTTGTCTCAACAGACAAACCTGTGACAGATATTGCTCTTGAGGTTGGGTTTGATTCATACTCAACATTTGCGAGGGTATTTCACAAGCAAAAAGGTATGAGCGCTTTAGAGTTTAGGAAAAGGTATGCCATGGTGTAA
- a CDS encoding thioredoxin family protein yields MVIKILGGGCANCKKLMENAKKAAEKLGIEASFEEVKDYEKILGYGVMRTPALVVNEKVVLSGRVAGIEEIKEFLKKENA; encoded by the coding sequence ATGGTCATTAAAATTCTCGGTGGTGGGTGTGCAAACTGCAAAAAGCTCATGGAAAATGCTAAAAAGGCAGCTGAGAAGCTTGGAATTGAAGCTTCATTTGAAGAGGTCAAGGACTATGAAAAAATTCTTGGATATGGCGTTATGAGAACACCAGCTTTGGTTGTAAATGAAAAAGTAGTCTTATCAGGCAGGGTTGCAGGGATTGAGGAAATTAAAGAGTTTTTGAAAAAGGAAAATGCTTAA